A stretch of Clostridium formicaceticum DNA encodes these proteins:
- a CDS encoding helix-turn-helix domain-containing protein, with translation MIQERKVHENVELIRVAKGVTKKYIADKLGLSLQGYRHIGNGAVSLDVERLKIIADALGEDVKIFFKSELTDEVINRINNSIHNK, from the coding sequence ATGATACAAGAGAGAAAGGTACACGAAAATGTAGAGCTCATTAGAGTCGCTAAAGGAGTGACAAAAAAGTATATAGCCGATAAGCTTGGTTTGTCCCTTCAAGGGTACAGGCATATAGGCAACGGTGCGGTATCGCTAGATGTGGAAAGACTTAAAATTATTGCTGATGCACTGGGAGAAGATGTAAAGATTTTTTTTAAAAGCGAACTAACGGATGAGGTTATTAACAGAATCAACAATTCTATCCACAACAAATAA
- a CDS encoding M42 family metallopeptidase, giving the protein MLLKKLTSALGGSGNEGEVRSIVLEEVKDVVDTVKVDRMGNVIVEKKAPNSPYNIVVTAHMDEVGLMVKGIEDSGLIRFAPVGGIDSRILVSKVVLIGERNIPGVIGAKAIHMQKPEERQKALKIDDLYIDIGAKSKDETEKHVSIGDYIHFHSEYMEFGENRVKAKALDNRVGCYVLIDLLKKQLPVNIIGVFTVQEEIGLRGAEVAANQVDANLVVVLEGTTCSDVAEIEPHLQVTELDQGPAISIMDQSSIYNKKYIDTIIDTARKYNIPWQYRKAAFGGNDAGRFHLAKGGTPCVSIAVPCRYIHSPISVLSKKDLEYTKDLVAKYIEEISKGGII; this is encoded by the coding sequence ATGCTATTAAAAAAATTAACAAGTGCCTTGGGTGGATCTGGCAATGAAGGAGAAGTTCGTAGTATTGTACTGGAAGAAGTAAAGGATGTTGTCGATACAGTAAAAGTCGATAGAATGGGCAATGTGATTGTAGAAAAAAAGGCCCCTAATTCCCCGTATAATATTGTGGTTACAGCACATATGGATGAAGTAGGGCTGATGGTAAAGGGAATAGAGGATAGCGGCTTGATTCGATTTGCTCCAGTAGGAGGAATAGATAGCAGGATTTTGGTATCTAAAGTAGTCTTAATCGGAGAAAGAAATATTCCTGGGGTGATTGGAGCAAAGGCCATTCATATGCAAAAACCGGAAGAACGACAGAAGGCATTGAAAATTGATGATTTATATATTGATATTGGTGCAAAAAGTAAAGATGAAACAGAAAAACATGTTTCAATTGGTGACTATATTCACTTTCATAGTGAATATATGGAGTTTGGAGAAAATAGAGTAAAAGCAAAGGCATTGGATAATAGAGTAGGCTGTTATGTTTTGATAGATCTATTAAAAAAACAACTACCTGTCAATATCATAGGGGTTTTTACTGTACAAGAGGAAATAGGATTAAGAGGAGCTGAAGTTGCAGCGAATCAAGTTGATGCGAATCTAGTGGTGGTATTAGAGGGAACCACATGTTCTGATGTTGCAGAGATAGAACCCCATTTACAAGTGACGGAACTGGATCAAGGGCCAGCTATTTCTATTATGGATCAATCCTCTATTTACAATAAAAAATATATAGATACAATCATTGATACTGCTAGAAAATATAATATACCATGGCAATATCGCAAGGCAGCTTTTGGAGGTAATGACGCAGGAAGATTCCACTTAGCAAAGGGTGGTACCCCTTGTGTGTCCATCGCTGTACCTTGTAGATATATTCATTCACCTATATCTGTTTTAAGTAAGAAGGATTTAGAGTATACAAAAGATCTGGTTGCCAAATATATTGAAGAGATTAGCAAAGGAGGTATCATTTAG
- a CDS encoding CheR family methyltransferase, whose amino-acid sequence MEGYNIFKEKIYKKVGINLSCYKERQMKRRIESLINRNNFTSYDKYFEALNTNTKLLEEFINYLTINVSEFYRNPQQWETLEKEILPNLFKTKNKLKMWSAACSTGEEPYSLAMLLTKFLPLKDIRIIATDIDEGALSKANIGIYSKKSLENLPKEFIDKYFDKVAESYKISENIKNTVTFNKHNLLESPYPDNCDLIICRNVMIYFTEETKNEMYHKFYDSLNNNGVLFVGSTEQIILPHRYKLTPLRTFFYSKTP is encoded by the coding sequence ATGGAGGGCTATAATATCTTCAAAGAAAAGATTTATAAAAAAGTCGGTATCAATTTGTCTTGTTATAAAGAGAGACAGATGAAAAGAAGGATAGAGTCTCTTATTAACCGCAATAATTTTACTTCTTACGATAAGTACTTTGAAGCTCTGAACACCAATACCAAACTACTGGAGGAATTTATCAATTATTTAACCATAAATGTATCAGAATTTTATAGAAATCCACAACAATGGGAAACCCTAGAAAAAGAAATTCTACCAAATTTATTTAAAACAAAAAACAAATTAAAAATGTGGAGTGCTGCCTGCTCTACTGGAGAAGAGCCCTACTCCTTAGCTATGCTTTTGACAAAATTTTTACCCTTAAAGGATATTCGTATAATCGCTACAGATATTGATGAAGGGGCTTTGAGTAAAGCAAACATAGGAATCTATTCAAAGAAAAGTTTAGAAAACCTTCCTAAAGAATTTATTGATAAATACTTTGATAAAGTTGCAGAAAGCTACAAGATATCAGAAAATATAAAAAATACCGTTACTTTTAATAAACATAATCTTTTAGAAAGTCCTTATCCAGATAATTGTGATTTAATTATATGTAGAAATGTAATGATTTATTTTACAGAGGAAACAAAAAATGAAATGTATCATAAATTTTACGATTCGTTAAATAATAATGGTGTACTGTTTGTTGGAAGTACCGAGCAAATTATTTTACCACATCGATATAAACTTACTCCTTTGAGAACTTTTTTTTACTCAAAAACCCCTTAA
- a CDS encoding HD-GYP domain-containing protein, with protein sequence MGSGTYKTVSVKEITVPVAALKEGMTIAKDIIVNNTNILVKEGYCVKDQHTLEKVQRILERYNIESILVKIEEIDEKRLEATKLFEDIIQGNVAEKQEETDEENKEKFLLQAYSKVLDIPDKQEADFVDKLIPDSKKNITEKMLLLFNSADVSEASSIEEDLRKSMEVMNTFVNVPQLIEKIKRVDDSLFFHNYSTALTAYMIGKWMGWNQEKREELYITAMLADIGILNLPEDKRYREQWQQENMNEYYQHAIYSQRLLTKCSFITRDMLKGILHHHEKYDGSGYPRGLIGKNIPLLSRVIYLADLYTFYTIGKRYNALYTINRIKEDHLYEVDIDLFFTLSKRIFDYFTGQKFQSNPPTSMEGKIVTFDHGAGSVVFDQSNINVYVQRKDQSIVVIPLNQFCQSDIEFI encoded by the coding sequence ATGGGAAGTGGTACCTATAAAACTGTTTCGGTAAAGGAAATAACTGTGCCTGTAGCAGCCTTGAAAGAAGGGATGACGATTGCTAAAGATATTATTGTAAATAATACAAATATTTTAGTAAAAGAAGGCTATTGTGTTAAAGACCAACATACCCTGGAAAAAGTTCAGCGGATTTTGGAACGATACAATATAGAAAGTATCCTTGTAAAGATTGAAGAAATAGATGAAAAAAGGCTTGAAGCGACTAAACTCTTTGAAGACATCATACAGGGCAATGTAGCAGAAAAGCAGGAAGAGACTGATGAAGAAAATAAAGAGAAGTTTTTGCTGCAAGCTTACTCAAAAGTATTAGATATTCCTGATAAACAAGAAGCAGACTTTGTTGATAAGTTAATACCGGATTCAAAAAAGAATATTACTGAAAAAATGCTGTTGTTATTTAACAGTGCTGATGTTTCTGAAGCATCCTCTATAGAAGAAGATTTAAGAAAAAGCATGGAGGTAATGAATACCTTCGTCAATGTTCCTCAGTTAATAGAAAAGATAAAAAGGGTAGATGATTCTCTCTTTTTTCATAACTACAGTACTGCCTTAACCGCCTATATGATAGGAAAATGGATGGGTTGGAACCAAGAAAAAAGGGAAGAATTATATATTACAGCCATGTTGGCGGATATAGGGATATTGAACTTGCCGGAAGACAAAAGGTATAGAGAACAATGGCAACAAGAAAATATGAATGAATATTATCAACATGCAATTTACAGTCAGCGCCTATTGACAAAGTGTTCATTTATAACCAGGGATATGTTAAAAGGCATATTACATCATCATGAAAAATATGACGGTTCAGGCTACCCTAGAGGGCTTATAGGTAAAAATATTCCGTTATTATCACGGGTTATTTATCTTGCAGACCTTTATACCTTCTATACTATAGGTAAACGCTATAATGCTTTGTATACAATTAATAGGATTAAAGAAGATCACCTCTATGAAGTCGATATCGATTTGTTTTTTACCCTTTCTAAAAGAATCTTTGATTATTTTACTGGTCAAAAATTTCAGAGCAATCCTCCTACTTCTATGGAAGGGAAAATTGTTACCTTTGACCATGGAGCAGGTAGTGTAGTCTTTGACCAGAGCAATATCAACGTGTATGTTCAGCGAAAGGATCAGAGCATTGTGGTTATACCCTTAAATCAATTTTGTCAAAGTGATATAGAATTTATATAA
- a CDS encoding M42 family metallopeptidase, with amino-acid sequence MELKEFVQKLSETAGVSGYEMETAEVVKKYFDSFTDEIHMDEFGNLLCLKKGTGNGNKKIMLAAHMDEIGLMVKEIDDKGFIKFTNIGGIDQRTLLCQEVIIHGKEKVYGVIGVKPPHLTTEQERSKAYKMEDLVIDVGLSKEKVDELIRVGDIITFKRSLTFLLNDWVAGKSLDDRAGVAALYICLKELQSLKHDIDVYCVATVQEEVGTRGAIVSTYEINPDLGIAIDVGFGKTPELNKFDTIEMAKGPGIAMGPNIHPKVFKKLKEVAKDNYIDYQIEVEPGVTGTDARSIQISREGIATGLLSIPLRYMHTSVETISLSDIEKTGKLLAKLIVSLNEVDMEEWLCY; translated from the coding sequence ATGGAATTAAAGGAATTCGTACAAAAACTTTCCGAAACTGCTGGTGTTTCAGGGTATGAGATGGAAACTGCGGAAGTGGTGAAAAAGTATTTTGATTCTTTTACGGATGAAATACATATGGATGAATTTGGAAACTTATTATGCTTAAAAAAAGGAACAGGTAATGGTAATAAAAAAATTATGTTGGCGGCGCATATGGATGAAATAGGTTTGATGGTAAAAGAAATTGATGACAAGGGATTTATTAAATTTACAAATATCGGTGGCATCGATCAAAGAACCCTATTATGTCAAGAGGTGATCATTCACGGTAAAGAAAAGGTCTATGGGGTGATTGGCGTAAAGCCTCCTCATTTAACAACAGAGCAGGAGAGAAGCAAAGCTTATAAAATGGAGGACTTGGTAATCGATGTAGGTTTGTCAAAAGAAAAAGTAGATGAGTTGATAAGGGTAGGTGATATCATTACCTTTAAAAGAAGTCTCACCTTTCTATTAAATGATTGGGTAGCAGGAAAATCATTAGATGATCGAGCAGGGGTAGCAGCTTTATATATATGTTTAAAGGAGCTGCAGAGTTTAAAACATGATATAGATGTTTACTGTGTAGCTACTGTACAAGAAGAGGTAGGGACTAGAGGGGCTATCGTTTCTACTTATGAAATTAACCCAGATCTTGGTATAGCTATTGATGTAGGTTTTGGAAAAACACCAGAATTAAATAAATTTGATACAATAGAAATGGCGAAGGGCCCTGGTATTGCAATGGGACCTAATATTCATCCTAAAGTATTTAAAAAATTAAAAGAAGTTGCAAAAGACAACTATATAGATTATCAAATAGAAGTTGAACCTGGGGTCACTGGCACAGATGCCAGATCTATACAGATATCCAGGGAAGGCATTGCCACTGGTCTTTTATCCATCCCCTTAAGATATATGCACACTTCTGTTGAAACCATCAGCCTATCGGATATTGAAAAGACAGGAAAGCTATTGGCGAAGCTTATTGTTTCTTTAAATGAGGTAGATATGGAGGAATGGTTATGCTATTAA
- a CDS encoding pyridoxal phosphate-dependent aminotransferase has translation MNLSKRITAMQESPIRKLVPYAEAAKAKGKYVYHLNIGQPDIETPSSFMESIRNFEGKVLAYSFSQGIPELIRAIIHYYKKYDMHYEEDEILITNGGSEALLFAIIAIADAGDEILVPEPFYTNYNGFSSAVDVKVSPITCKAEDGFHLPSKKSIEDLINPRTKGIMLSNPGNPTGVVYTKEEIEMLAALAKEYNLFIIADEVYREFVYDGLGYTSFGNIPMIQDRVIIVDSVSKRYSACGARIGSIASKNKELIAQVLKLCQGRLCVPILEQIGSVELYKTSEEYFQIVNKEYQKRRDIVYDALNNMPGVLCKKPTGAFYVAAKLPVDDAEKFVVWMLKDFHVEGSTVMLAPAEGFYATPGLGKDEVRIAYILNENDLKKAMNVLKLALQNYPNKTI, from the coding sequence ATGAATTTATCAAAGCGTATTACAGCTATGCAAGAATCTCCAATAAGAAAACTTGTGCCTTATGCTGAAGCTGCCAAAGCCAAAGGAAAATATGTTTACCATTTAAACATTGGCCAGCCTGATATTGAAACCCCCTCATCTTTTATGGAATCAATTCGCAACTTTGAGGGGAAAGTATTAGCCTATTCCTTCTCCCAAGGAATACCTGAATTAATTCGAGCAATTATTCACTATTATAAAAAATACGACATGCATTATGAAGAAGATGAGATTCTTATTACCAATGGAGGTTCTGAAGCTCTTTTATTCGCTATCATTGCTATAGCAGATGCTGGAGATGAAATACTGGTCCCTGAGCCTTTTTACACTAATTACAATGGATTCAGTTCTGCTGTAGACGTTAAAGTTTCTCCTATTACCTGTAAAGCAGAGGATGGTTTTCACTTACCATCGAAGAAAAGTATTGAAGATTTAATCAATCCAAGAACCAAGGGTATTATGCTATCTAACCCTGGTAATCCTACTGGCGTTGTTTATACAAAAGAAGAGATAGAAATGTTAGCAGCCTTGGCAAAAGAATACAATTTATTTATTATTGCCGATGAAGTATATAGAGAGTTTGTTTATGATGGTTTAGGGTATACAAGTTTTGGTAACATACCAATGATTCAAGATAGAGTAATTATTGTTGATAGCGTATCAAAAAGATATAGTGCTTGCGGTGCCCGGATTGGTTCCATTGCCAGCAAAAACAAAGAATTAATTGCACAGGTTTTAAAACTCTGTCAAGGAAGATTATGTGTTCCTATTTTAGAACAGATAGGTTCTGTAGAATTATACAAAACTTCTGAAGAATATTTTCAGATCGTTAATAAAGAATACCAAAAACGTAGAGATATCGTATATGATGCACTAAATAATATGCCAGGTGTATTATGCAAAAAGCCAACGGGAGCTTTTTATGTTGCTGCAAAGTTACCGGTAGACGATGCAGAAAAGTTTGTCGTTTGGATGCTGAAGGATTTCCACGTAGAGGGCAGCACAGTTATGTTGGCACCTGCTGAAGGTTTTTATGCTACTCCAGGCTTAGGTAAAGATGAAGTTAGAATCGCCTATATATTAAATGAAAATGATCTTAAAAAGGCTATGAATGTACTTAAATTAGCATTGCAAAACTATCCAAATAAAACAATCTAA
- the lexA gene encoding transcriptional repressor LexA — protein sequence MKDKKEFGQRLKDCRKNVNLTQKELAATIGVSAQVISNWERGYTTGVDTDVLFSLSETLNCSVDYLLGKNQISNALNSPKQTIAIPILGVIKAGEPIIAIENVEGYEYVDANETKGGEFFYLRVNGDSMINARIFDGDLVYVRKQSDVDSGDVAVVLVNGYEATLKRVLKTDDSIILQPENPKYKPMVFGRKEIESGYIEIVGKVIHVKFKI from the coding sequence ATGAAGGATAAGAAGGAGTTTGGTCAGAGACTAAAGGATTGTAGAAAAAATGTAAATCTTACTCAAAAAGAATTAGCTGCAACAATAGGTGTATCAGCTCAAGTTATTTCAAATTGGGAACGTGGTTATACCACTGGGGTTGATACAGATGTTTTGTTCAGCCTTTCAGAGACACTAAATTGTAGTGTCGATTACTTACTGGGGAAAAATCAAATATCCAATGCATTAAACTCACCAAAGCAAACTATAGCAATCCCTATCCTCGGTGTCATAAAAGCCGGAGAACCAATAATCGCTATAGAAAACGTAGAAGGCTACGAATATGTCGATGCCAATGAAACTAAAGGCGGTGAGTTTTTTTATTTACGTGTTAATGGAGACAGCATGATCAATGCAAGGATATTTGATGGAGATCTGGTTTATGTGAGAAAACAATCAGATGTGGATAGTGGGGATGTTGCTGTTGTTCTTGTAAATGGCTATGAGGCTACCCTTAAGAGAGTTCTCAAAACCGATGACTCTATAATACTCCAGCCAGAAAACCCCAAGTACAAACCAATGGTTTTTGGTAGAAAGGAGATTGAGTCTGGTTACATAGAGATTGTTGGTAAGGTTATTCATGTAAAATTTAAAATTTAG
- a CDS encoding undecaprenyl diphosphate synthase family protein, with amino-acid sequence MRIPVHIGIIPDGNRRWAEGKGLPKEDGYDRGLRPGLELFKLCQEIGIKELTYYGFTMDNTKRPAVQTTAFRKACVGAVEMLCNEDASLLVLGNTSSPLFPKELESYTSRRNFGKASTKVNFLVNYGWHWDLSKTPENVSTNKNNLIQSLYSSDISRIDLIIRWGGRRRLSGFLPVQSVYSDFYVINDYWPDFKAEHLYEALEWYDKQDVTLGG; translated from the coding sequence ATGAGAATTCCAGTACATATTGGAATTATTCCAGACGGTAATAGAAGATGGGCGGAAGGTAAGGGATTGCCTAAAGAGGATGGCTATGATAGGGGACTTAGGCCGGGACTAGAATTATTTAAGCTTTGCCAAGAAATTGGTATTAAAGAGTTAACTTACTATGGTTTTACAATGGACAATACAAAAAGACCAGCTGTTCAAACCACAGCTTTTAGAAAAGCCTGCGTTGGTGCAGTAGAAATGCTTTGCAATGAAGATGCTTCTTTACTAGTACTTGGTAATACAAGTTCACCTTTATTTCCTAAAGAGCTTGAGTCCTATACAAGTAGAAGAAACTTTGGAAAAGCTTCTACAAAAGTGAATTTCTTGGTGAACTATGGATGGCATTGGGACTTATCAAAAACCCCTGAAAATGTCTCTACAAATAAAAATAATTTGATACAAAGTTTATACTCTTCAGATATATCCAGAATTGATCTCATTATTCGATGGGGAGGAAGGCGTCGACTAAGTGGTTTTTTGCCTGTACAATCAGTCTATTCAGACTTTTATGTTATCAATGATTATTGGCCAGATTTTAAAGCGGAACATTTATATGAAGCCTTGGAATGGTATGATAAACAAGATGTAACCTTAGGAGGATGA
- a CDS encoding MerR family transcriptional regulator gives MEVINEVYSIKEISDIIGFKPHVIRYYEKEFELEIPRDEGNRRYFTYKELEELRNIKILQDKGLTNKQIKQLLKSPEIIMNGGDNVLQEIAVSNNDYLQYAIESNGALIQEEFQNLLNQTLLSIQQLDYRKEIEALSEKIDELKNEMVNQEKDILICENAKLKMQIKEKSYELAELKDRIKREEHKKKSILKKIFGGKN, from the coding sequence GTGGAGGTTATAAATGAAGTATATTCTATAAAAGAAATTTCAGATATCATTGGTTTTAAGCCCCATGTTATAAGATACTATGAAAAGGAATTCGAACTGGAAATTCCAAGAGATGAGGGGAATAGAAGGTATTTTACCTATAAGGAGCTAGAGGAGCTTCGCAACATTAAAATACTACAGGATAAAGGGTTAACAAATAAGCAAATTAAACAGCTGTTAAAATCTCCTGAAATCATTATGAATGGTGGAGATAATGTTTTACAGGAAATCGCTGTATCTAACAACGATTATCTTCAATATGCTATTGAAAGCAACGGAGCTTTGATACAGGAGGAATTTCAAAATCTACTAAATCAAACCTTGTTATCTATTCAACAGTTAGACTATAGAAAAGAAATTGAAGCCTTATCAGAAAAAATTGATGAATTAAAAAATGAAATGGTAAATCAGGAGAAGGATATTTTAATTTGCGAAAATGCAAAGCTAAAAATGCAAATAAAGGAAAAGTCCTATGAATTAGCAGAGTTGAAAGACAGAATAAAAAGAGAAGAACACAAGAAAAAATCTATTTTAAAAAAAATATTTGGCGGCAAAAATTAA